The sequence below is a genomic window from Streptomyces sp. B21-105.
GGCACCGAGGGCCTCCTCGTGGGGCTGGGGCTCGCCGTGCTGCCCGTGCCGCTGCTCGTCGCCGCCTTCCGTTGGCTCGACCGGGTCGAGCCCGGCCCGTGGCGGAACCTGCTCTTCGCCTTCGCCTGGGGCGCGTGCGCGGCGGCGCTGATAGCCATCATCGCCAACAGTTTCGCGACCCGGTGGATAGCCACCGCGACCGCCGACCCGTCCGGCGCGGACACCCTGGGCGCGACCGTCATAGCGCCGGTCGTCGAGGAGTCCGCCAAGGCCGCGGCCGTCCTGCTCGTCTTCCTCTTCCGCAGGCGGGACTTCACCGGGATCGTCGACGGCGTGGTCATAGCCGGGATCACCGCCACCGGCTTCGCGTTCACCGAGAACATCCTCTACCTCGGCACCGCTTTCGGCACCGACCAGCTCACGGGCGACAGCGGCATCGCCTCCGTCACCGCCGCGACGTTCTTCGTGCGCGTCATCATGTCGCCGTTCGCGCACCCCCTGTTCACCGTCCTGACCGGCATCGGCTTCGGCTTCGCCGCGCTCGCCGGGGAGCGTCAGCATGCGCGGCGCGTGCTGCTCCCGCTGTCCGGGCTGCTCCTCGCGATGGGCATGCACGCCCTGTGGAACGGCTCCGCGTCCTTCGGCGAACTCGGGTTCTTGGCGGTGTACGCGGCGATCATGGTGCCCGCGTTCGGGCTGCTGACCTGGCTGGTGGTGTGGACGCGCCAGCGCGAGCTGCGCACGGTGCGCAAGGAACTGCCCGTCTACGCGGCCGCCGGCTGGCTCACCCCGGCCGAACCGTTCGCGCTCGGCTCGATGCGGGCCCGGCGGCTGGCCCGGGTCCACGCCCGGCGTCACCTCGGCAGGCCTGCGGCACGTGAGGTGGCGCAGTACGAGGCGTACGCGACGTCCCTCGCCTTCCTGCGCCACCGTGGCCGGAAAGGGCGGGCGAACGCCGATTTCCTGGTCCGCGAACGGGAGTTGCTGAACGAGCTGTGGCGGCGAAAGGACGTCGCCCGCCCCGCCCTGGATCACGCGGCCCGGATGACGGCCCCTCCGGTACGGATGCCCCCGCCACCCTGGCCGGGGTACGGGGGGTACGGGCACGGCCAGAACCCGGCGTACGGGCACGGGTACGGGGCGTACGGGTACGGGTACGGCCAGGGTCCGGCGTACAGTCCGCCGGGCGCGTACAGCCCGGGCCCGGCGTACGGGCCAAACCAGGCATACGGCCAAGGGCCGATGTACGGCGGCCTGCCGCCCACCTCCGGAAACGACCACAGGAGCGACCACACGCCCGGATACGGGTACGGGCCCGGCCACACTCCCGGCCACACTCCCGGATACGGGTATCCGCCGGGTCCCCACCCCGCGACCAACCCGCACCCGTAGTCGACCGAGTCACACACCCGTAGCCGAGGGCTGCTGCGTCACGCGGGCCGGCGCCCCGGCTACGCACATCAGCTCACGCCGACGCCCGGGTCAGCCGCGTGATCTCCGCCTCCGTCAGTTCCAGGTCCGCCACCGCCAGCAGCGCCGGGAGCTGCTCGACCGTGCGGGCGGAGGCGATCGGAGCGGCCACCGTCGGCTGCGCGGCGAGCCACGCGAGGGCGACCGTGGCGGGCTGGGTGTCGTGGGCGCCGGCGATCTCGTCCAGCGCGGCGAGGACGCTGCGGCCCCGCTCCGTGTCGAGGTGCCCCGCGGCGCCGCCGGCGCGGGCGCTCTCGACCGTCGTGCCGGGCCGGTACTTGCCGGTGAGGAAGCCGGAGGCCAGCGCGAAGTAAGGGACGGCGGCGAGGCCGATGCGGGCGGCGAGGTCCTGGAGGCCGCCCTCGTAGGTGTCGCGGGAGACCAGGTTGTAGTGGGGCTGGAGGGCGACGTACCGGGCGAGACCCTCGCGGTCGGAGAACTCCAGGGACTCCTGGAGGCGTTCGGGCGAGATGTTGGAGGCGGCGATGTGCCGCACCTTGCCCGCCTTCACCAGCTCGTCGAGCGCGCCGACGATCTCCTCGACGGGCACCTCGGTCTTGTCGAAGTGCGTGTAGTAGAGGTCGATGTGGTCGGTGCCGAGGCGGCGCAGGGAGGCGTCGGCGGCGGCCTTGATGTTGTCGGCGGACAGCCCGGGGAAGTCGGGGTGCTGGCTGACCTTGGTGGCGATCACGACGTCGTCGCGGTTGCCGCGGGCCTTCACCCACCTGCCGATGACGGTCTCGGACTCGCCACCGCTGTTGCCCTCGACCCACGCGGAGTAGGAGTCGGCGGTGTCGACGAAATTGCCGCCCGCGGCCGTGTAGGCGTCGAGGACGGCGAAGGAGCCCGCCTCGTCCGCCGTCCAGCCGAAGACGTTGCCGCCGAGGGCGAGCGGGAAGACCTTGAGGTCGGAGGAGCCGATGGTGCGCAGAGAAGTCATGCTTCGTCTCAACGGACGCGGCAGGCACGTCATTCCACGCGTGACACGAAGAACAGAAGAACAGGTGAAGAACAGGCGGACAACCGGCAGCCCTGGCGTCGGGGTGGCCGTCAGGGCTGCCGTCCCTCGATGTTCCCCAGGCCCCCTAGAGGGACGACTCAGGCCTCCTAGAGGGACGGCTCAGGGGTTGAGGCCCTTGCTACGCAGCCAGGCCGCCGGGTCGATGCCCTCGGCGTTGCCGTTCGCGTGGACCTCGAGGTGGAGGTGGGCCCCGGTGACGTTCCCGGTGGCGCCCACACGGCCGATCACGTCACCGGTGGCGACCTTCTGGCCGACGCTGACGCTGATCGACGACTGGTGGCAGAACCAGATTTCGGTGCCGTCGTCCAGGGTCAGGATGGTGCGGTAGCCGTAGGCGCCGGCCCAGCCCGCCTCGGTGATGGCGCCGGTGTGGACGGCCTTGATGAGCGTGCCGGTGGGCGCGGCGAAGTCGAGTCCGGTGTGGTAGCCGGAGGACCACAGGGAGCCGGCCTGACCGAACGTCGAGGTGATGGTGTACGAGGAGGTCGGCAGCGTGTACTGCTTGGCCAGCTCGGCCAGGCGCGCTGCCTCGACCTTGGCGGCGGCCTCCTCGGCGGCCTTCTTCTTCGCGGCGGCGGCCTTGGCCTCCGCCTCCTTCTCGGCCTTGACGACGGCGTCGGCCTTCGCCTTGGCGGCCGCGGCGGCGGCCTTGACCTCGACCTGGGTCTGCTGAGACTCGGCCTGGGCCATGATCCGGCTGCGCAGGGCCTCGCCGGCGTCGGCGACGCTCTCCTTGGTGTCGACGGCGGCCTCGGAGCCGAAGCTCGACAGGGCGGGCGCGGCTTCCTGGGCGGGCTTGTCGTCGGAGATCAGCGAGCCCACGCCCGGCAGGTCCGGCAGGTCCGCAAGGTTCGGCAGGTCGGGCACGGAGATGGAGACCGGGGCCTTGCCGGTGTTGGCGCTGGCCATGCCGCCCGCGCTGACGGCGGCGATGACGCCGACGCCGAGGACGGTGGAGCTGCGGGCGAATCCGCCGCCGCGCTGCTTGGCGACGCGGTGCTTGCCGCGTGCCGGGCGAATGGACTCCGCGGTGGGGTTCCACTCCTCCCAGGGGCCCTCGTCGGTGCGGTGGCCGCCGTAGCCGAAGGTCTCGGTGGGGGGCTGGGCCGGCGCGTACGGGGCCTCGGGGGCAGGCGGGTTGGACGCCACGCGGGCGCACTCCTTTCCTTCCGTCGCCTACCGGGTTAGCTGACGGGTTCGGAGCGGGAAGGTCTCCTACGCGCGTATACCGGCCGTGGACTCTGCGAGTTCACGGAGGCTTCCGCGTGATTCACCCCAAGGTGGTGGTTCCCCGGTTCCCTTGCGGGATTCGGCGCGTGCGCACGGAGCCGACTCTGGTGCCGGCTGGGACGGCCGCGCTGCGTTATCGAACGTTAATAGACCCGGGGGTGCGTTTCCAAGCTGTTCTGCTTGATCAATAACATTTCTGGCCTGGACTTTCTGGCCAGCAGCGGCGAAAAACGGGCGAGTTGACCCTCGTTCAGGACGCCTCACCCGTCACCCGCGTGGACACGGCGGCTCAGACCCGGCGCACAGGGCGGCCGGACGGTCACGAAGAGCGAGGACGGGCCACCGGGGCGAACGCACCGAGGGCCGGAACCCTTTCGGATTCCGGCCCTCGGCCTTCAGTAGCGGGGACAGGATTTGAACCTGCGACCTCTGGGTTATGAGCCCAGCGAGCTACCGAGCTGCTCCACCCCGCGTCGTTGTGACTCCAGTGTACGTCATCCGGGGGACGCCCAGCACCAGGCTTTGTCGCGCCCCCGCCGCGACCCCGGCCCGGGTCCCGGCTGCGGCCTCACACCAGGTGCCGGTTCGGGGCCTTCGCCCGCTCCTCGTACTCCGACAGCACGAGGACGTCGACGCCCGCGGCCGCCAGCAGGCCGGTCCCGTCCGCGCTCGTCACGAAGGTGTCGGGCTCGCGCCACGCCGTGACGACCCGGCGCACGCCGGCGTCCAGGATGAGGCGGGCGCACGGGGCGGGGCGGGAGGAGCGGCGGGCGCAGGGCTCGAGGCTGCTGTAGACGGTGGCGGCGGCCAGCCGGGGGTCGGCGGGGTCGAGCCCTGCGAGCGCCGCCTCCTCGGCGTGCACGACCGGGTCGCCGGCCTCGCGGGAGTGCCCGCGTGCCAGCTCCGTCCCGTCGGCGGCCACGATCACCGCGCCGACGCTGAACGCCGTGTCCGAGGGCGGGCACTGGGCGGCCAGCTCGCAGGCGAGAGCCAGCCAGTGCCGGTCGGCGGCGGCGGCGAGCGGCCCGGTGCCGGGGGCGGTGGGCTCGTAGCGGTGCAGGACGACGTCCTCGATGCGCCGCGTCTCCACGAGCCGCAGCCGTCCGCCCTGGTAGGCGCCCGGCCCGAAGAGGCGGGGCGCGTCCGGGTCGCCCACGAACAGCGGGGCGAGAACGAGCTGGAGCTCGTCGGCGAGCCCCTGCTGGAGCAGCTGGGTGTGGACGGTTCCGCCGCCCTCGACCATGAGGCGCCGGACGCCGAGCTCGTCGTGGAGGTGGGTGAGGAGGCGGCGCCAGTCCAGTTCGGGGCCGAGCGGGACGACGTCCGCGGCGACGCCCAGCGCGCGGGCCCGTTCGGCGCCCTTCTCGGTCGTGTAGACGGCCTTCTCGCCGCCCGTGTGCCAGAAGTTCGCCGCCGGATCGAGGTCGCCCGAGCCGCTGACGGTGACCTTGAGCGGGTAGGCCGGCCGTCCGGCGGCGACCCGGGCGGCGCGGCGCTCGGGGGAGTTCACGAGGAGCCGGGGGTTGTCGGCGCGGATGGTGCCGGCGCCGATGAGGATGGCGTCCACGGAGGCCCGTACCGCGTCGACGCGGTCGAAGTCGGCTGGACTGGAGAGCAGCAGGCGTTCGGACGTGGTGTCGTCCAGGAAGCCGTCGAGGGAGACGGCGGCGGACAGCAGGACGTACGGGTACGGCA
It includes:
- a CDS encoding PrsW family glutamic-type intramembrane protease, with the translated sequence MAISSPFPPVPPQPPHPGGGPEDGVLRHAHWWQHRWVRYGALISLLALSGLVILALVREQTGTEGLLVGLGLAVLPVPLLVAAFRWLDRVEPGPWRNLLFAFAWGACAAALIAIIANSFATRWIATATADPSGADTLGATVIAPVVEESAKAAAVLLVFLFRRRDFTGIVDGVVIAGITATGFAFTENILYLGTAFGTDQLTGDSGIASVTAATFFVRVIMSPFAHPLFTVLTGIGFGFAALAGERQHARRVLLPLSGLLLAMGMHALWNGSASFGELGFLAVYAAIMVPAFGLLTWLVVWTRQRELRTVRKELPVYAAAGWLTPAEPFALGSMRARRLARVHARRHLGRPAAREVAQYEAYATSLAFLRHRGRKGRANADFLVRERELLNELWRRKDVARPALDHAARMTAPPVRMPPPPWPGYGGYGHGQNPAYGHGYGAYGYGYGQGPAYSPPGAYSPGPAYGPNQAYGQGPMYGGLPPTSGNDHRSDHTPGYGYGPGHTPGHTPGYGYPPGPHPATNPHP
- a CDS encoding aldo/keto reductase, which codes for MTSLRTIGSSDLKVFPLALGGNVFGWTADEAGSFAVLDAYTAAGGNFVDTADSYSAWVEGNSGGESETVIGRWVKARGNRDDVVIATKVSQHPDFPGLSADNIKAAADASLRRLGTDHIDLYYTHFDKTEVPVEEIVGALDELVKAGKVRHIAASNISPERLQESLEFSDREGLARYVALQPHYNLVSRDTYEGGLQDLAARIGLAAVPYFALASGFLTGKYRPGTTVESARAGGAAGHLDTERGRSVLAALDEIAGAHDTQPATVALAWLAAQPTVAAPIASARTVEQLPALLAVADLELTEAEITRLTRASA
- a CDS encoding M23 family metallopeptidase gives rise to the protein MASNPPAPEAPYAPAQPPTETFGYGGHRTDEGPWEEWNPTAESIRPARGKHRVAKQRGGGFARSSTVLGVGVIAAVSAGGMASANTGKAPVSISVPDLPNLADLPDLPGVGSLISDDKPAQEAAPALSSFGSEAAVDTKESVADAGEALRSRIMAQAESQQTQVEVKAAAAAAKAKADAVVKAEKEAEAKAAAAKKKAAEEAAAKVEAARLAELAKQYTLPTSSYTITSTFGQAGSLWSSGYHTGLDFAAPTGTLIKAVHTGAITEAGWAGAYGYRTILTLDDGTEIWFCHQSSISVSVGQKVATGDVIGRVGATGNVTGAHLHLEVHANGNAEGIDPAAWLRSKGLNP
- a CDS encoding dihydrofolate reductase family protein, whose translation is MPYPYVLLSAAVSLDGFLDDTTSERLLLSSPADFDRVDAVRASVDAILIGAGTIRADNPRLLVNSPERRAARVAAGRPAYPLKVTVSGSGDLDPAANFWHTGGEKAVYTTEKGAERARALGVAADVVPLGPELDWRRLLTHLHDELGVRRLMVEGGGTVHTQLLQQGLADELQLVLAPLFVGDPDAPRLFGPGAYQGGRLRLVETRRIEDVVLHRYEPTAPGTGPLAAAADRHWLALACELAAQCPPSDTAFSVGAVIVAADGTELARGHSREAGDPVVHAEEAALAGLDPADPRLAAATVYSSLEPCARRSSRPAPCARLILDAGVRRVVTAWREPDTFVTSADGTGLLAAAGVDVLVLSEYEERAKAPNRHLV